Proteins encoded together in one Mercenaria mercenaria strain notata chromosome 18, MADL_Memer_1, whole genome shotgun sequence window:
- the LOC128550491 gene encoding uncharacterized G-patch domain protein DDB_G0278987-like — MPNLIKTVDCPSFNQKKQRGIHDSKGEKSSNNKSPEKTTTPPRLVQLKTNERKKNEQTYDDLEEISDCELGEESEKEKAKYESSSSSDTSDSSESSDSSESASESDSESQKRKKKLGNSKQQKKAKVSKVMSSDESSREDDSENGTHESVEQQTKEIQVQKENTRNKSPDQKEIKQNESIVEKETTENKDQTQQEVSEDLQILKEGQHDRVTLNIGGKLFETTRRTLNSESFCLLARYCQGESVHGQYFVDRDPTHFIHILNYLRNGVADIRTLPNDIRSLHELFYEAKFYVLPQLMTALATKIEQLTVYPSAVPRIRIWTCAVFLSLNTSKKICA, encoded by the coding sequence ATGCCCAATTTAATTAAAACAGTGGACTGTCCTTCATTCAATCAAAAGAAGCAAAGGGGCATTCATGATTCAAAAGGTGAAAAGAGTAGTAATAATAAAAGCCCAGAGAAAACGACAACGCCACCAAGATTGgttcaattaaaaacaaatgagagaaagaaaaatgaacaaacataTGATGACCTTGAGGAAATCAGTGACTGTGAACTTGGAGAGGAGAGTGAAAAAGAGAAAGCAAAGTATGAAAGCAGCTCATCTTCAGATACTTCCGACAGTTCAGAAAGTTCTGATAGTTCTGAGTCTGCGTCTGAGTCTGACAGTGAAAgtcagaaaagaaagaaaaagttaGGCAACTCGAAACAACAGAAGAAAGCTAAGGTGTCGAAAGTAATGAGTAGCGACGAAAGTTCTAGGGAAGATGACAGTGAAAATGGAACGCATGAGTCAGTGGAACAACAAACAAAGGAAATTCAAGTACAAAAAGAGAACACTAGAAATAAAAGCCCAGaccaaaaggaaataaaacaaaatgaaagcattGTAGAAAAGGAAACTACAGAAAACAAGGATCAAACACAGCAGGAAGTTAGTGAGGATCTGCAGATTCTCAAAGAGGGACAGCATGACCGTGTCACACTAAATATTGGTGGTAAACTGTTTGAAACAACTAGGAGAACACTAAATAGTGAGTCATTCTGTTTGTTAGCTAGATACTGTCAAGGTGAATCTGTTCATGGTCAGTATTTTGTAGACAGagaccccacccactttattcaTATTCTGAATTATTTAAGGAATGGTGTAGCGGACATTAGGACCTTACCCAATGATATCAGAAGCCTACATGAACTCTTCTATGAAGCTAAATTTTATGTACTGCCTCAACTTATGACAGCCCTTGCAACCAAAATAGAACAACTAACCGTATATCCATCAGCCGTGCCTAGAATTCGAATATGGACTTGTGCAGTGTTTTTGAGTTTAAATACATCTAAGAAGATATGTGCTTGA